DNA from Mucilaginibacter mallensis:
AATCAGCACTACACCATTAAAGTTTAAGCCATTTATTTCTTGTTGTAAGTTGCTGTGGAGTGGGATTATCCAGCGGGTCTATCTTGTATTTCACCTGTGCATTTTTGAGTAGTGTTACCTGTAATGTTAATGGCTGTCCATCGCGGTTAACGGTTACGGTTATTTTATCGCCGGGTTTTTTGCCGGTTAAAGCATCTTGCATAGTGTTTATTGCATTCCCATTTATTGTAACCAGTTGATCATCGGTATTAATACCGGCTATCCATGCCGCGCTGCCACGTAATACGCTGCTAACAGTTATTTTATTATTAGTATTTGTAGTTCCCACGCCTAATGATGGATCGTTATTTGCTGCCAGCGCATCGGTTATTTTGTAACCTGCATAACCCAGGTATTTGTTATAATCAATATCAGCAACGCCGTAAACATACTTTTTGTAAAAATCATCCAATTTTTTCCCGGCAAATTTTTCAAGCCCTTGTTTAAACTCAACATCAGTATAGCCACGTTTTTTGCCTTTATAATACTCATCATACATATGCTTCATTACATCATCCAGCGAGTATTTGGCATTGCTGTCGTTAATAATCTCCAGATCAAGCAACATGGCTATTATTGATCCTTTGCTGTAATAAGATATAGTAGTATTTCCGGTGTTTTCATTAGGGCGATAAGCCTTTATCCAGGCATCATAGCTGGCATCAGTAACAGACTGAAATTTTCTGCCCGCTTGGTTTTCAACCGAATTAATGTCATTGCTCAATACGTTTAAGTAATTATCAACCGGAATTAAATCGGCATGCCTTAGTATAATATCCTCATAATAAGCGGTAAATCCTTCAGCTATCCACAGGTCGGTAGTGTAATTCTCATTGTCATAATCAAACGGACCTAAAGCTATAGGGCGCAGGCGTTTTACGTTCCACAGGTGGAAATGCTCATGCGCAAAGAGGCTTAAAAAGTTTTGATAGCCGGTTTCAGTAGTATAAGCATCGCGCGCGGCACCCATTACGGTTGAGCTTAAATGCTCAAGGCCACCACCGCCTTTTAGATAGTGGTGTATTATAAAAACATAACGTTTGTTGGGGTTTTCGCCATAAACGGCAGTTTCCTGCTCAATAATTTTGGCCATATCTTTTTTAAGGCGCTCTTTATCGTATTTGCCGTTGCCAAACATGGCTATCTCGTAATCTACACCGGCAGCTTTAAAGCCAAATATATCCTGGTTACCCACCTCAATAGGTGAATCGAACAAAATGTCATAATTAGGAGCGGTTACAGTAAAGGGATCATTATTCACCATATCTAAACTGGTAGAAACCTTCGTCCAACCATCGTATGGTTTAATTTGGATGGTTGAGGGGGCATGCAGCATCCCTTCAGGATACATGAAAAAGCCTGAAGTTGAGATAAACGCGTGCGAAGCATCAACTGTGCTGGTACGTACAGATATTTCATTACAATAAACCCTATATTTTACCGTAATATCATTTAACCCCTGGGTATTAATGCTCCACCAGTTTTTGCGGGTTTTAATAAAAGGCAATTCATTGCCTTTTGTGCTTACACTAAAAGCCTCAACATTTTTGGCATACTCACGTATAAGATACGAGCCGGGTGTCCAAACGGGCATTTTAAGCACCAATGTATGTTGTTTTAAATGGCTGATATTCATTTCAACATCAGCATAATGAGCCTGTGCTTCGGGAAAGGTTACGGTATATGAAATTTGTGACATGGTTGCCGCGGTACTGATATGGGTAGACATTAAAACTAGTATTAAAGAAAAAAAAGCATTTAGGTGAAATGTTTTCATCCGGCAAGGTATTAAAAATTTATATTGAATATTAAACCGTCAGCAATATTAGCCCTCTAATGGTTTAGCAGCAAACTTAAAAGTATAGCTGCTAAAATTTATAAGTGATTGTTATCTAACAAAAAAGTTACGAATATTGCAGAATTGTTAATACATTATGTTGATTAATAATCTGTCAATTATGCTCTTTTAAACGATTTAAAAGTTAATTTTGATTATGAGTGCCCGTTATAAAACCTGTTTACTGATCGATGATAATTACATTGATAATTTTGTTACCAGTAAAATTTTAGAAAGTGGTAATTTTGCCGAAAACATTATCATCCTGCAATCGCCCGAGCAAGCAATAGAAGCCTTGCGCAATGGTTCGGTTCATCCCGATTTCATATTTCTGGATATCCGGATGCCTGAAATGAGCGGATTTGAATTTTTGGATGAATATGAAAAAATATCCATTGAAAATAAAGACGCTATAAAAATATATATGCTTTCCTCATCGCTTGATCCTACTGATATAAAGCAATCATTGGTGAATAAATACGTTTGCCAGTTTATTCATAAACCTGTTACTCATAAAGGCCTGGAAGAAATATTTTCACATGATCTTAGTTGCTGATAGCGGATCGTCAAAAACAGATTGGCTGCTCGCTATACCACAACAGGAAGCACAACAATTCAGGACATCAGGCTTAAATCCTTACTTTTTATCAGAAAAAGATATCGTTAAAATAATGCAGGAGCAGGCTGCCGACTTGATAGCCTTTGCCGCTGATATTACCGAGATCTACTTTTTTGGTGCGGGCTGTTCCAGTCCCGACAGGCACGAAATTGTTTCAAATGCCATTAGTCAATTATTCCCCAAAGCATATATTAGTGTGGATAGTGATCTGCTGGGTTCGGCTTATGCCACCTGCGGGCACGAGAAGGGGCTATGTTGTGTATTGGGCACCGGCTCAAACATTTCTTTTTTTGATGGCGAGGATATACATGCCGGCCAGCATGGCTTAGGTTTTGTTTTGGGCGATGAAGGCTCAGGAACCTGGTTTGGCAAGGCGTTGATAACTGATTATCTGTACGGCAAAATGCCCGCGGATATCGACGCTAAATTTGAAGCAGCCTACCATCTAACCCGCGAAGATGTAATAAAAAATGTATACCAGAAACCCGGCGGAAACTCATACCTGGCAGCGTTTTCCCGGTTTTTAAGTCAGATACGGGAAACGGAATATGCGCAAAAGCTATTGCATGATGGTCTGCTGGAGTTTATTGATACCAATATTAAATCGTACCCACAATACAATAAGTACAAATGCAATTTTGTAGGATCAATAGCTTATGTTTTTGCCGATGAACTACAGGAACTTTGTAAAGTGACCGGCGTACGCACCGGTAAGATCATCAAACAACCTATTCATGACCTGCTCCAGTTTATTTTGGAGAGAGGATAGTTGTCTTAGTAGGGTGTTATGCTGAGCGCTAGTCGAAGCATGTGGGCAAAGGCCTCTACACTCATATTTCGACTAGCGCTTAGTATGACATCTCCGTTTTATTAATAAAGCGTCATTGCGAGGAACGAAGCAATCCCTACGTAAGCAGGTCGTTTTGCTTGGTTAATTCGCTCTGTATAGCATAGAGATTGCTTCGTTCCCCGCAATGACGCGCGTTGAGAAGCTAACATTACATCCTTAAATCTTCTTAATCCGTTTAATCCCGGTTCCCAATATTAGGATTATCCCTATCACTGCCAAAACACATCCCGCTCTTGGGATATAATCGCCATACAGCACATAAAACGTAAGATCTGAATTGAGATTGATATCCTGTTTTATAGCAGTTTTCACCCACCATTTAGTACGCTGAACAATATCGCCGCGTTGGTTAATAAAGGCAGAGATACCTGTATTAGCTGATCGGCACACCCATCTGCGCGTTTCAATAGCCCTTAATTTAGCATAATCAAGGTGCTGGTCCTTGCCTGATGTGTTTTCCCACCAGCCATCATTGGTAATTATGGCGATAAATTGCGCGCCTTTATGTACCGATTCGGCAATATACTCCCCCCAAATAGATTCATAGCAGATAACCGGATCAACACCAATACCTCCCTGTGAGTAAAACACTCCCGGCTCCGGCTGACCTGCATAGCTGCCTGTTGCCCCGCCCAAATGCTCAAACACTGGTTTCATAAATGATAAGGCATCACCAAATGGCATCGACTCAGCACCCGGTACCAGCTTTGATTTATGGTAGAACTGCACCTCAGCCGAATTCTCAATATTCAGCGCGGTATTAAAATTATCATAGAATTGGTTTGGCTGATCTGTTGGGCTGGCGGTTTTTGTCGCCCTGGTATCATACAGCTTAAAAGTTTCGGCACCGGTAAGTACGTTGCCGTTTTTATATTTATTCAGGAAATGTTGTATCTGTAAAAAGTAGTTATTACTATGGATGCGGTTTTCATTAACCTGGTCGCTTATCGCAGTTTCCGGCCAGATGAAAAACTCGGTATTTGGCTGCCCTATGGAATCGGAAATATGGGTTAAAATGTTGATCTGCTTGCCGGTAGGGATATCGGATACCTTAGCATAAGGATCGATATTTGGCTGGGCCACCACAATGTTTGATGGGTTGGGCTGCTCCTGGTAAGTATGGTAGCGATATAGTGAATAGCTCAGCGGCAAAATAAGCGCCAGCACAAATGCCACGATAAGGCTTAATCGTAAGGCTTTGCTCTTGCCTTCGCGCAAGCCGGTGTATATTAAAAACAGCAGGATGTTGATGATCCAGATCCACACGGTACCACCGTATACGCCGGTATACTCATACCACTGTATCCATTGGTGGCTCACCGCGAAACCGTTACCCAAGGTCATCCACGGAAAGTTTAAATCCCAGGTTTGATGCAGGTATTCGTAGCCAATCCAAAAACAAACCAGGCCAAACAAGCTCAAGCCACGGTTGGTGATACGCCGTAACCTATAGTAAAGCCAGCAGGCAGTAGCCATCAGCAATGGCCCAAGTGAGTAGGGTATTAAGCTGATAGGGATAGCCGTAATGGGCCCTATCATTTTTAATGAATTATATACCCAGTAAATACACAGCGTATTCCATATAAAAAAGCCCAGAAAGGTAAGGCCGAAGATCTTTTTGCCTTTTTTACCCACATGCGATTGGATGATGTTTTCCATCATGATCAGCATCGGTACAAAACCAACAAATAGCAGGAAAGTGGTATAGGGTGTAGGCGGCCAGGCTATCCAAAGCAACAAACCGGAGAATATGGATAACAGGATGTTTTTCTTCATTTGTTAAATTTTCCGGCATTAAAAGCCGCTGATTTTCCTTTTGGTACGGTTAGTGATTCCCATTTTGGGCCGGAAACCATCTTGCCAATAAATACTATTTGCCCAACATGGTACGCTACATGCACTAATTGCCTGTTAATAGCATCAATAACGGTATGGCTTTCGTTGCGGATGAATATCTCTTTATTTAAATCCTCAATCTGTACCAGGTTGAGTGAGTTAAATAAACAATCCCAACCACTATTCCAGTTGGCTATTAACGCTTGCCGGGTAATGATATTATTTTCAAACTCTGCATCACGTTCGCGCCAGGGTTTTTCTCCATCTGTAGTTAAAAAATCTGTCCACCGCGAAAGCATATTACCCGCAAGGTGCTGCACAATTATGGCAATGCTGTTGCTCTCTTCATTATATTGCCAAAACAGTGCTTCGTCATTTATTTGCTCAAAGGTTTTCTCAGCTAATACTTTTTCAAGTTCAAAGCGCTTTTTTACGCTGATTAAATAGTCATGCATATCGTTATATATTCTCAAAGCGTCATTGCGAGGAACGAAGCAATCCCTACGTAGAAATAGCGCGTTAGGTCATGCTGAGGCACTCGAAGCATAAGCGTAAAGGCCTTTGCCCTCACACTTCGAGTACCTCAGTGTGACACCCCCTCTATTCTATATAAATTGCTTCGTGCCTTACAGCAATGACGCCGGGTTTTATTTTCTATTTTGTTAATCTCGTTCCTTTGCAGGTTTACCCTCAGCACCCGCTACACAAATTACAAACTCACCTTTTACCGGGTGTGTTTCAAAATAAGTTTTAACCTCCTCAGCGGTACCGCGTACCGTTTCTTCAAACATTTTTGTCAGCTCACGTGATACGGATAATTGCCTGTCGGCACCAAAATAGGTGATCATTTCTTCAAGCGTTTTCATGATCCTGTGCGGCGATTCATACAGTATAATAGTACGCTCTTCCTGGCTTAATATTTTATAGCGGGTTTGGCGGCCTTTTTTCAGCGGTAAAAATCCCTCAAAGCAAAAGCGGTCGGTAGGGAAGCCAGAGTTAACCAATGCCGGCACAAAGGCCGTAGCGCCCGGCAGGCATTCAACCTGCAGATCATGCTTTAGTGCTTCACGTACCAGGTAAAACCCCGGATCGGATATGGCTGGGGTCCCCGCGTCTGATATCAGCGCTATATTTTTCCCCTCTTTTAAAAACCTAATGATCTCGTTTGATGACTGATGCTCATTATGCTGATGATGTGCGAACACCTTTTGATGAATATCAAAATGTTTCAGCAATGGCGCGGATGTACGGGTATCTTCGGCCAGTATCAGGTCGGCTTCCTTCAAAACACGTATGGCCCTAAAGGTAATATCCTCAAGATTGCCTATGGGGGTGGGGACTAAGTAGAGTTTACCTGTTTCGCTCATGGTTTTTTTGGTTCATAGGTCATGGTTCATAGATCATGGCAGTTTTATCAATATAAATAAATCACAGCAGAATAGTAGCTATCATCTATTAATCAAATTTTACTATGAACCATGAACCATGATCTATGAACTAATTATATCTTTGCCTAAAAATAAATTAAATGCTGCAAGTTAGTTATATCCGCGATAACAGGGAAAAAGTTTTAGAACGTTTGGCTGTAAAAAATTTCAAACAGCCTCAATTGGTTGATGATATATTAAAAACAGATTTTAAACTGAGAGAATTTAAAACAAAGTTGGACATTGCATTACATGAAAGTAAATTTTTATCATCACAGATACCACAATTAAAAAAGAATAAATCTCCACAGTCTGAAATAGAAACCATACTGTTGCAAATTTCAGTTTTAAAAGAGCAAGAGCCTGAATTTAAAAGGAAAGTTAACTACTATGCAAAAAAACTAGATAGGTTAATAGTTAAACTTCCAAATCTTCCTCATAAATCGGTTCCTAGAGGAAAAACACCTGAAGAAAATCAAATTGTATTAGAATCAGGTTTTAAACCAATTTTACCGACAAATTCTCTACCACATTGGGAATTGGCAAAGAAGTATAATCTGATAGATTTTGAACTTGGCGTAAAAATAACTGGTGCGGGTTTCCCGGTATATAAGGGTAAAGGTGCTAAACTACAAAGGGCATTGATCGCTTATTTTTTGGATGAAGCCGAAAAAGCAGGCTATGCCGAAGTGATGCTACCATTAATGGTTAATAAAGCGTCAGGTTTTGGAACAGGCCAACTGCCGGATAAAGAAGGCCAGATGTATTATGTTAAAAAAGATGATTTATATCTTATACCAACTGCCGAAGTGCCTATCACCAACTTATATCGTGATGTGATATTGAAGGCCGATGAACTGCCGGTAAAAAATTGTGGTTATACCGCATGTTTCCGCCGCGAGGCAGGCTCATATGGCGCGCATGTGCGTGGCCTTAACCGTTTGCACCAGTTTGATAAGGTGGAAATAGTACAGGTAGTTCATCCTGATGATTCATACAGGGTATTGGAAAGCATGAGCGCGCATGTGCAGGGCTTACTGCAAAATTTAGGTCTGCCATACCGTGTGCTGCGTTTATGCGGTGGCGATATGGGCTTTGCATCAGCCTTAACTTATGATATGGAAACCTGGAGCGCGGCACAACAACGCTGGCTGGAGGTATCGTCTGTATCAAACTTTGAAACTTTCCAGACTAACCGCTTAAAGTTGCGTTTCCGTAATGCTGAGGGTAAAACCCAACTGGCTCACACGCTTAATGGTAGTGCATTGGCATTGCCGCGCATAGTTGCTACATTGCTGGAGAATAACCAAACAGACAGGGGCATAAAAATACCTGAAGTACTGGTGCCTTATACAAGGTTTGAGTGGATCGACTAGATCTCCGGATTATAAATTTGTAGATGGATTAGGTACTAATCCTGCCAGGTGAGTTATATCAAATATACTGCTAAAGATATTTGGTATACTCTTGCTTTTGATGTCAAGCACCAATTCTTCCTGGTAGATAAAGAAATCAACGCCTATGGCAGTTAATAAGCCATCCTGTTTGGTATGTGGCTTTGTTTTATAGCAGCAGATCTTTATTTTACTATAGAATTTATTCCCTCTTATGCGGCGTACTATTTTTTCAACGTCCTTGCTAAAATGATTATAATCTAAAACTATAAGGTCGGGGTTTAACTGATAAATAGAGGGGAAGACCTGGTGTACCGAGTCGATATGTCTAACGCTTGAATATTCGGCGGTTAATTGATGTGATGAAACTTCGGGTGCAACTAAAAGCACCTTCTTGAAACGGTTGCGAGTCATGCTCTCTGTTAATAAGGTGCATAAATATAAAATGTATAAATCGTATTGACAAAAGAATATTTAACAAATGTTAATAAGTTGATAAATACGTTATGGTTTTTGTACAAAAAGACAACAGAGCGAAAGTACGGATAATCAGATAGTTAAAATATTGCTCAATGGGCTAACGCGCATTAACTTATAGGTAATCCCGCAGGTGGAGTTTTAAAATGTTAATAAGTTCAGGATCATTCAACCGGTAGTTGTCTTCAATGTTCAGAACAAGGATTTGTTTACCGGTTAACTCAAACCGTTGTTTTAATATTTGATGATGTTTGCGTTCCATCACCAAAATAATATCGGCCCAATCAATCATTTTTTGATTAACTTTTACCCGCGCCTTATCGCTTGTGCCGGCTGACCGGGCCTGATGGATAGCATGGTTTTTAAATAACAGCTCAGCCGTTGGGCTCCGCCATTGATTTTTACTGCAAATGAAAAGGAGGTTGGACAATAATTAAATGTGTTAGATCTGCCTGTGGAAGCTACTTCCCATGCCCCTGGACGAGCCCTATGAGATCGACCGTAAATACCAAAACGGAGTTTGCAGGGACAGTCCCGCCTGTTGTAGTTCCATAACCAAGTGCCGAAGGGATGATCATCATTATCCTGGCATATGGTGCAGAGCCATTAACTGTAAGCAGCTCCATACCAGACTGGAAACCTGAAACCACACTTGCCAAAGGAAGCAAAGTAACAGATTCTGAATCAAAAGTAGTACCGTTTAATAGTTTGCCGGTATAAGTAACCTGCACAGTATCAGAGTCAGCAACCGATGGGCGGGTAGTGCCTGCGCTCGTTTGTAAGATCTGGTAATAAATACCTGATTTATCCTTAATTACATTAAGGTGATTGGCGGCTATGTATTTCTGTATTTTTACTTCATCAATATCTGCCTGTTTAGTAGCATTATAGCTTGTTTTTGTGCAAGCTGAAAATAGAACGATAAGTAAACCAAATAGTAAAAAAATTCTCTTCATATTATTCTTTAACGCTATAACTGTTTTTTTAATTGAAAATTATATACAGTTTTTAATTTTTATCAATAAAATATAAACACAGGCAAGTTAACAAAAAACATTTACCTGTGCTTATATCACACCGCATTGTTACATAGGAAATTAACCTTGTACGGTTGTCTTTATTTTTAATTCATTTAATTGAGCCTCAGCAATGGTTGATGGTGAATCGATCATCACATCACGGCCCGAATTGTTTTTAGGGAACGCTATCACATCGCGGATAGAATCCAATCCTGCAAAAATTGAACACAACCTGTCGAACCCAAAGGCTATACCACCATGTGGAGGTGCGCCATATTCAAAGGCATCCATTAAAAAGCCAAATTGTTTCTGAGCTTCTTCAGGCGAAAATCCTAAATGTTTGAACATTAATGATTGCAGCGCCCTATCATGTATACGGATAGAACCACCACCTATTTCAGTGCCGTTTATAACCAGGTCATAAGCATTGGCGCGTACAGCTCCCGGGTCAGTATCCAGCATGGCTATGTCCTCAGGTTTAGGCGAGGTGAACGGATGGTGCATAGCATGGTAGCGGCTGGTTTCTTCATCCCACTCTAATAGCGGGAAATCAAGTACCCATAGCGGTGCAAATGCATTTTTATCGCGCAGGCCTAAACGCGTGCCCATCTCCAGGCGCAGTTCATTCAGTTGCTTGCGTACTTTATCGGTTTGGCCTGCTAATACCAATATTAAATCGCCCGGCTCTGCTGAAAAAGCAGCGGCTAAATTGGTCAGGTCATCTTCGCCATAAAATTTATCAACCGATGATTTTAAAGTACCATCAGCACCGTAACGGCAATAGATCAATCCTGTAGCGCCAATTTGC
Protein-coding regions in this window:
- the serS gene encoding serine--tRNA ligase, which gives rise to MLQVSYIRDNREKVLERLAVKNFKQPQLVDDILKTDFKLREFKTKLDIALHESKFLSSQIPQLKKNKSPQSEIETILLQISVLKEQEPEFKRKVNYYAKKLDRLIVKLPNLPHKSVPRGKTPEENQIVLESGFKPILPTNSLPHWELAKKYNLIDFELGVKITGAGFPVYKGKGAKLQRALIAYFLDEAEKAGYAEVMLPLMVNKASGFGTGQLPDKEGQMYYVKKDDLYLIPTAEVPITNLYRDVILKADELPVKNCGYTACFRREAGSYGAHVRGLNRLHQFDKVEIVQVVHPDDSYRVLESMSAHVQGLLQNLGLPYRVLRLCGGDMGFASALTYDMETWSAAQQRWLEVSSVSNFETFQTNRLKLRFRNAEGKTQLAHTLNGSALALPRIVATLLENNQTDRGIKIPEVLVPYTRFEWID
- a CDS encoding response regulator, whose protein sequence is MSARYKTCLLIDDNYIDNFVTSKILESGNFAENIIILQSPEQAIEALRNGSVHPDFIFLDIRMPEMSGFEFLDEYEKISIENKDAIKIYMLSSSLDPTDIKQSLVNKYVCQFIHKPVTHKGLEEIFSHDLSC
- a CDS encoding DUF1572 family protein → MHDYLISVKKRFELEKVLAEKTFEQINDEALFWQYNEESNSIAIIVQHLAGNMLSRWTDFLTTDGEKPWRERDAEFENNIITRQALIANWNSGWDCLFNSLNLVQIEDLNKEIFIRNESHTVIDAINRQLVHVAYHVGQIVFIGKMVSGPKWESLTVPKGKSAAFNAGKFNK
- a CDS encoding low molecular weight protein tyrosine phosphatase family protein gives rise to the protein MSNLLFICSKNQWRSPTAELLFKNHAIHQARSAGTSDKARVKVNQKMIDWADIILVMERKHHQILKQRFELTGKQILVLNIEDNYRLNDPELINILKLHLRDYL
- a CDS encoding N-acetylglucosamine kinase, translating into MILVADSGSSKTDWLLAIPQQEAQQFRTSGLNPYFLSEKDIVKIMQEQAADLIAFAADITEIYFFGAGCSSPDRHEIVSNAISQLFPKAYISVDSDLLGSAYATCGHEKGLCCVLGTGSNISFFDGEDIHAGQHGLGFVLGDEGSGTWFGKALITDYLYGKMPADIDAKFEAAYHLTREDVIKNVYQKPGGNSYLAAFSRFLSQIRETEYAQKLLHDGLLEFIDTNIKSYPQYNKYKCNFVGSIAYVFADELQELCKVTGVRTGKIIKQPIHDLLQFILERG
- the rsmI gene encoding 16S rRNA (cytidine(1402)-2'-O)-methyltransferase; the protein is MSETGKLYLVPTPIGNLEDITFRAIRVLKEADLILAEDTRTSAPLLKHFDIHQKVFAHHQHNEHQSSNEIIRFLKEGKNIALISDAGTPAISDPGFYLVREALKHDLQVECLPGATAFVPALVNSGFPTDRFCFEGFLPLKKGRQTRYKILSQEERTIILYESPHRIMKTLEEMITYFGADRQLSVSRELTKMFEETVRGTAEEVKTYFETHPVKGEFVICVAGAEGKPAKERD
- the lnt gene encoding apolipoprotein N-acyltransferase yields the protein MKKNILLSIFSGLLLWIAWPPTPYTTFLLFVGFVPMLIMMENIIQSHVGKKGKKIFGLTFLGFFIWNTLCIYWVYNSLKMIGPITAIPISLIPYSLGPLLMATACWLYYRLRRITNRGLSLFGLVCFWIGYEYLHQTWDLNFPWMTLGNGFAVSHQWIQWYEYTGVYGGTVWIWIINILLFLIYTGLREGKSKALRLSLIVAFVLALILPLSYSLYRYHTYQEQPNPSNIVVAQPNIDPYAKVSDIPTGKQINILTHISDSIGQPNTEFFIWPETAISDQVNENRIHSNNYFLQIQHFLNKYKNGNVLTGAETFKLYDTRATKTASPTDQPNQFYDNFNTALNIENSAEVQFYHKSKLVPGAESMPFGDALSFMKPVFEHLGGATGSYAGQPEPGVFYSQGGIGVDPVICYESIWGEYIAESVHKGAQFIAIITNDGWWENTSGKDQHLDYAKLRAIETRRWVCRSANTGISAFINQRGDIVQRTKWWVKTAIKQDINLNSDLTFYVLYGDYIPRAGCVLAVIGIILILGTGIKRIKKI
- a CDS encoding M61 family metallopeptidase, whose amino-acid sequence is MSTHISTAATMSQISYTVTFPEAQAHYADVEMNISHLKQHTLVLKMPVWTPGSYLIREYAKNVEAFSVSTKGNELPFIKTRKNWWSINTQGLNDITVKYRVYCNEISVRTSTVDASHAFISTSGFFMYPEGMLHAPSTIQIKPYDGWTKVSTSLDMVNNDPFTVTAPNYDILFDSPIEVGNQDIFGFKAAGVDYEIAMFGNGKYDKERLKKDMAKIIEQETAVYGENPNKRYVFIIHHYLKGGGGLEHLSSTVMGAARDAYTTETGYQNFLSLFAHEHFHLWNVKRLRPIALGPFDYDNENYTTDLWIAEGFTAYYEDIILRHADLIPVDNYLNVLSNDINSVENQAGRKFQSVTDASYDAWIKAYRPNENTGNTTISYYSKGSIIAMLLDLEIINDSNAKYSLDDVMKHMYDEYYKGKKRGYTDVEFKQGLEKFAGKKLDDFYKKYVYGVADIDYNKYLGYAGYKITDALAANNDPSLGVGTTNTNNKITVSSVLRGSAAWIAGINTDDQLVTINGNAINTMQDALTGKKPGDKITVTVNRDGQPLTLQVTLLKNAQVKYKIDPLDNPTPQQLTTRNKWLKL
- a CDS encoding response regulator, yielding MTRNRFKKVLLVAPEVSSHQLTAEYSSVRHIDSVHQVFPSIYQLNPDLIVLDYNHFSKDVEKIVRRIRGNKFYSKIKICCYKTKPHTKQDGLLTAIGVDFFIYQEELVLDIKSKSIPNIFSSIFDITHLAGLVPNPSTNL
- a CDS encoding FKBP-type peptidyl-prolyl cis-trans isomerase; this translates as MKRIFLLFGLLIVLFSACTKTSYNATKQADIDEVKIQKYIAANHLNVIKDKSGIYYQILQTSAGTTRPSVADSDTVQVTYTGKLLNGTTFDSESVTLLPLASVVSGFQSGMELLTVNGSAPYARIMMIIPSALGYGTTTGGTVPANSVLVFTVDLIGLVQGHGK